From Flavobacterium sp. 102, a single genomic window includes:
- the gldM gene encoding gliding motility protein GldM: protein MAGGKLTPRQKMINLMYLVFIAMLALNMSKEVLTAFGLMNEKFEGVNKFSEDYNNSLLESLELKASDEPKRYGEPFQAAKKVEAISKELYTYLGTIKTDVSKDFEREENGKLPYEAMDKGSYIDENWFEGDRYSKKGDEIIAKIEKYKKDVIAALGKDVKYQPVIENIKTKFNLDNVKDKEGVSKKYLSYHFEGFPAIASIAKLTSMQNDVKATELDIYNAIIGNTVTKAASLKNFQAMVILEKNVYFEGETVKGKVVLGKYDANTVPTDFDGPGKIENGQAVISMTAGGVGEKTINGTFSFMEDGKPLPLKFEGKYVVVPRPKTANISADKMNVVYRGLPNPMTISFAGIPDSNVSASAAGLTKAGGNGKYNLNPGSGTEVTVSVTAKMPDGSSASDKKVFRIKNIPAPAGAIAGQVGIIKGAKSRLEVSQISAVLQDFLYDLNFEVTRFSFKVPGQAAVIVSGNRVNAQCKAALARATKGDQISIFDIKSKIVGNDARIEIKTAAPVIYEIQ, encoded by the coding sequence ATGGCAGGAGGAAAACTAACCCCTAGACAGAAGATGATTAACCTAATGTATTTGGTTTTCATCGCGATGTTGGCATTAAACATGTCCAAAGAAGTATTGACTGCTTTTGGATTGATGAACGAAAAATTTGAAGGCGTAAATAAATTTTCTGAAGATTATAACAACAGTTTATTAGAATCTTTGGAACTGAAAGCAAGTGATGAGCCAAAACGTTATGGCGAGCCTTTTCAGGCCGCTAAAAAAGTGGAGGCTATTTCTAAAGAATTGTACACTTATTTAGGTACAATAAAAACCGATGTTTCTAAGGATTTCGAAAGAGAAGAAAACGGTAAATTACCTTACGAAGCAATGGATAAAGGTTCTTACATAGACGAAAATTGGTTTGAAGGAGATAGATATTCAAAAAAGGGTGATGAAATCATTGCAAAAATTGAAAAATACAAAAAAGACGTAATTGCCGCTTTAGGAAAAGATGTTAAATATCAACCGGTAATTGAAAACATCAAAACGAAATTTAATTTAGATAACGTAAAAGACAAAGAAGGTGTTTCGAAAAAATATCTGTCTTATCACTTTGAAGGTTTTCCAGCGATTGCTTCAATTGCTAAATTGACAAGTATGCAAAATGATGTAAAAGCTACTGAGCTTGATATTTACAATGCGATAATTGGTAATACAGTAACAAAAGCAGCTTCGTTAAAAAATTTCCAAGCAATGGTGATTTTAGAAAAAAATGTTTATTTTGAAGGAGAAACGGTAAAAGGTAAAGTTGTTTTAGGGAAATATGATGCTAATACTGTGCCAACAGATTTCGATGGTCCTGGTAAAATCGAAAACGGACAAGCTGTTATCTCGATGACTGCAGGTGGTGTTGGAGAAAAGACGATCAACGGTACGTTCTCATTTATGGAAGACGGAAAACCTTTGCCATTAAAATTCGAAGGAAAATATGTGGTAGTGCCTCGTCCAAAAACTGCAAATATATCAGCTGATAAAATGAATGTAGTATACAGAGGATTACCAAATCCAATGACAATTTCATTTGCAGGTATACCAGATAGTAATGTTTCTGCTTCTGCTGCCGGTTTAACAAAAGCAGGTGGGAATGGGAAGTATAATCTAAACCCTGGTTCTGGTACTGAAGTAACAGTTTCTGTAACAGCAAAAATGCCTGATGGTTCTTCTGCTTCGGATAAAAAAGTATTCAGAATCAAGAATATTCCTGCTCCTGCCGGTGCAATTGCTGGTCAGGTTGGAATTATCAAAGGTGCCAAATCACGTTTAGAAGTTTCTCAAATTAGCGCAGTATTGCAAGATTTCTTGTATGATTTGAATTTTGAAGTTACTCGTTTCAGTTTTAAAGTGCCAGGTCAAGCTGCTGTTATTGTTAGTGGAAACAGAGTTAATGCTCAATGTAAAGCTGCTTTGGCGAGAGCAACAAAAGGTGATCAAATTTCTATTTTTGATATCAAGTCGAAAATTGTTGGAAATGACGCAAGAATAGAGATTAAAACAGCTGCACCAGTTATTTACGAAATTCAATAA
- the miaB gene encoding tRNA (N6-isopentenyl adenosine(37)-C2)-methylthiotransferase MiaB has product MEKEIDEKKQGTSMVLEYKEGNTKKLFIESYGCAMNFSDSEIVASILTEQGYNTTQNLEEADLVLVNTCSIRDKAEQTVRKRLEKYNAVKRSINPGMKVGVLGCMAERLKDQFLVQEKIVDMVVGPDAYKDLPNLLKEVDEGRDAINVILSKDETYGDISPVRLNSNGVNAFVSITRGCDNMCTFCVVPFTRGRERSREPQSIMEEIQDLWNRGFKEVCLLGQNVDSYLWYGGGLKKDFDKATEMQKATATDFAQLLEQCAIAFPKMRFRFSTSNPQDMHEEVLHVIAKYDNVCNYIHLPVQSGSTRILKEMNRQHTREEYMELVDKIKRIIPNCSISQDMISGFPTETEEDHQDTLTLMEYVEYDFGYMFAYSERPGTLAARKMEDDVPEEVKKRRLQDIVDLQQILSEKRTKRFLGQTVEILIEKESKKSDKHWSGRNSENMVTVFPKGDYKVGDFVMVKISDCTTATLIGEAVGYSDMN; this is encoded by the coding sequence ATGGAAAAGGAAATTGACGAGAAAAAACAAGGCACTAGTATGGTGCTGGAATACAAAGAAGGCAATACTAAAAAACTATTTATAGAAAGCTATGGCTGTGCGATGAATTTTTCGGACAGTGAAATTGTAGCGTCTATTTTGACCGAGCAAGGTTATAATACGACTCAGAATTTAGAGGAAGCCGACTTGGTTTTGGTGAACACTTGTTCTATCCGAGACAAAGCAGAGCAAACCGTACGAAAGCGTTTGGAGAAATACAATGCGGTAAAACGCAGTATCAATCCGGGGATGAAAGTGGGTGTTTTGGGCTGTATGGCGGAACGCTTGAAAGACCAATTTTTGGTACAAGAAAAAATCGTTGACATGGTTGTTGGTCCTGATGCTTACAAGGACTTACCGAATCTGTTGAAAGAAGTAGATGAAGGTCGCGATGCGATTAATGTTATCCTTTCCAAAGATGAAACTTATGGCGATATTTCACCGGTTCGTTTGAACAGCAACGGTGTAAATGCGTTTGTTTCGATTACGCGTGGTTGCGACAATATGTGTACGTTTTGTGTAGTTCCTTTTACCCGCGGACGTGAACGCAGTCGTGAGCCGCAAAGTATTATGGAAGAAATTCAGGATTTGTGGAACAGAGGTTTCAAAGAAGTTTGTCTTTTAGGTCAAAATGTCGACAGTTACCTTTGGTATGGCGGCGGTTTGAAGAAAGATTTTGACAAAGCCACTGAAATGCAAAAAGCCACAGCGACAGATTTTGCGCAGTTGTTAGAACAATGTGCGATTGCTTTCCCGAAAATGCGTTTCCGTTTTTCGACTTCAAACCCGCAAGATATGCATGAAGAGGTATTGCATGTGATTGCCAAATATGACAACGTTTGCAACTATATTCACTTACCGGTTCAAAGCGGAAGTACCCGAATATTGAAAGAAATGAACCGCCAACACACTCGTGAAGAATACATGGAATTGGTGGATAAAATCAAAAGAATAATTCCGAACTGTTCGATTTCTCAGGACATGATTTCAGGTTTCCCAACGGAGACTGAAGAAGATCACCAAGACACTTTGACTTTGATGGAATATGTAGAGTATGATTTCGGTTATATGTTTGCGTATTCAGAAAGACCTGGAACTTTGGCTGCTAGAAAAATGGAAGATGATGTTCCGGAAGAAGTTAAGAAAAGACGTTTACAAGACATTGTAGACTTACAACAAATATTAAGCGAGAAAAGAACCAAACGTTTCTTAGGTCAAACGGTGGAAATTTTGATTGAAAAAGAATCTAAAAAATCAGACAAACACTGGAGCGGCAGAAACTCTGAAAATATGGTGACTGTTTTCCCGAAAGGCGATTACAAAGTAGGTGATTTCGTAATGGTTAAAATAAGTGATTGTACTACCGCAACTTTGATTGGAGAAGCAGTTGGCTATTCTGACATGAATTAA
- the gldL gene encoding gliding motility protein GldL yields MALLSKKAMNFAYGMGAAVVIIGALFKIQHWTGASEMLIIGLSVEALIFGLSAFDPVDNELDWSLVYPELAGGEAKERGKKEDPKDAQGLLSQKLDNMLKEAKIDGQLMESLGNSIKNFEGAAKAISPTVDSVASTKKYAEEMTKAATQLETLNGLYLVQLQSAERNAKINDEVAENNLKLKDQMQSLTSNLSTLNNVYGGMLSAMSNKG; encoded by the coding sequence ATGGCATTATTAAGCAAAAAAGCAATGAATTTCGCTTACGGGATGGGAGCGGCGGTTGTAATCATCGGAGCACTATTCAAAATACAACACTGGACCGGAGCAAGTGAAATGCTTATTATTGGACTTTCAGTTGAGGCATTAATCTTCGGTTTATCGGCTTTTGATCCGGTAGATAATGAATTAGATTGGTCATTGGTATATCCTGAATTAGCAGGAGGAGAAGCAAAAGAAAGAGGGAAAAAAGAAGATCCAAAGGATGCTCAAGGTTTATTGTCTCAAAAATTGGATAACATGTTGAAAGAAGCAAAAATTGATGGTCAATTAATGGAAAGCTTAGGAAACAGTATCAAAAATTTCGAAGGAGCTGCAAAAGCAATTTCTCCAACTGTTGATTCTGTTGCTTCAACTAAAAAATATGCTGAAGAAATGACTAAAGCAGCAACTCAATTAGAAACTTTGAATGGTTTGTACTTAGTACAATTACAAAGTGCTGAAAGAAACGCAAAAATCAACGACGAAGTTGCTGAAAACAACCTTAAATTAAAAGATCAAATGCAATCTTTAACATCTAACTTGTCTACATTGAACAATGTATACGGTGGTATGTTATCTGCTATGAGTAACAAAGGATAA
- a CDS encoding formimidoylglutamase encodes MEFDFLSPINQEMLQFINGLSSQHLGSKVAFHTEKDFPDTDKVKIAVIGVLENRGDLKAFEEVKLNAIRKELYSLFPGNWQSSIADLGDILPGNSLEDTFFALQKVCAKLIRKGVIPIIIGGTQDLTYPLYRAYDSLEQMVNLVSIDSKFDIGKQEEGITSNSYLSKIILDEPNNLFNFSNIGYQTYYNSQEEIDLIEKLYFDAYRLGEISNNIALSEPVFRDADIVCVDLNSVKSSDSGNLINFTPNGFDGKEICSLSRYAGISDKVSSFGLFNHNNSKEESVLIAQMIWYFIEGVNYRSNEYPFGTKENYLKYIVPLENEELVFYKSNKTDRWWIEINFFAGQHNKLKKNSLLPCSHDEYLAACNHEIPERWWKAQRKNSI; translated from the coding sequence ATGGAATTCGATTTTCTGTCGCCGATCAATCAAGAGATGCTACAATTTATAAACGGATTGTCTTCTCAACACTTGGGAAGTAAAGTCGCATTTCATACTGAGAAAGATTTTCCGGATACTGATAAAGTAAAGATTGCTGTTATTGGTGTTTTAGAAAACCGCGGTGATTTAAAAGCTTTTGAAGAGGTTAAGCTGAATGCTATTCGGAAAGAATTGTACAGCTTGTTTCCGGGGAATTGGCAGAGTTCTATAGCTGATTTAGGGGATATACTTCCCGGAAATTCATTGGAAGACACTTTTTTTGCTTTACAGAAAGTTTGTGCCAAATTAATCCGAAAAGGTGTAATTCCCATCATTATTGGTGGAACTCAAGACCTGACTTATCCTTTGTACAGAGCTTACGACAGTTTAGAGCAGATGGTCAATTTGGTTTCTATAGACAGTAAGTTTGATATTGGTAAACAGGAAGAAGGAATCACTTCCAATTCTTATTTGTCAAAGATAATATTGGATGAGCCAAATAACCTTTTTAACTTCAGTAATATTGGCTATCAAACCTATTACAATTCACAGGAAGAAATTGATTTGATTGAAAAATTATATTTCGATGCTTACAGATTAGGAGAAATTTCAAATAACATAGCTCTATCTGAACCGGTTTTTAGAGATGCCGATATTGTTTGTGTAGATTTAAATTCTGTAAAGTCCTCAGATTCAGGAAATTTAATTAACTTTACTCCAAATGGATTTGACGGAAAAGAAATTTGTAGTCTGTCAAGATATGCCGGTATAAGCGATAAGGTTAGTTCTTTCGGACTGTTTAACCACAATAATAGTAAAGAGGAATCTGTGCTGATTGCTCAGATGATTTGGTATTTTATAGAAGGTGTAAATTATCGCTCTAATGAATATCCTTTTGGAACCAAAGAAAATTATCTGAAGTACATCGTTCCTTTGGAGAACGAAGAATTGGTTTTTTATAAAAGCAATAAAACAGATCGTTGGTGGATTGAAATAAACTTTTTTGCAGGGCAACACAATAAACTGAAAAAAAACTCGTTATTACCTTGTTCGCATGATGAGTATTTAGCTGCTTGCAATCATGAAATACCTGAAAGATGGTGGAAAGCACAAAGAAAAAACAGTATTTAG
- the gldK gene encoding gliding motility lipoprotein GldK: MKKVIVFASVLALLTSCGRSSDKGELVGVKGKKWHPEKPFGMTLIPGGAYIMGKSDDDLANVQDAPTKTVTVRAFYMDETEITNSEYRQFVEWVKDSTIRVRLAILADEVGQTSGSGGKGKGKTAGSIGDFAFNDADPAKMTPYDKYMYENYYSVGTDDDPYAGRRLNRKVKLIKDTSKYPDEYYSEVMDTMYLPVAESFNGLRTVDVKKLKFRYSWMDIQAAAKAKVGKRSSFIRTEQQEVYPDTTVWIKDFEYSYNEPMHNDYFWHQAYGEYPVVGVSWKQAKAFCAWRTLNKNSYIKSKKKKNRTDLINSFRLPTEAEWEYAARGGLESATFPWGGPYAKNDRGCFLANFKPNRGDYAADQALYTVEAKSYEPNGYNLYNMAGNVAEWTDSSYDAAAYEYVSSMNPTVQDNKNMRKVVRGGSWKDVDYFLENGTRDFEYADTARSYIGFRTVQDYMGTQVTKNGKAPRK; the protein is encoded by the coding sequence ATGAAGAAGGTCATTGTATTCGCATCAGTTTTAGCTTTATTAACGAGCTGTGGACGATCAAGCGACAAAGGTGAGTTAGTAGGAGTTAAAGGAAAGAAATGGCATCCTGAGAAGCCGTTTGGTATGACTTTGATTCCGGGTGGAGCATACATTATGGGTAAATCCGATGACGATTTAGCCAATGTACAAGACGCCCCAACTAAAACGGTAACTGTTAGAGCATTTTATATGGACGAAACAGAAATCACAAATAGCGAATACCGTCAGTTTGTGGAATGGGTAAAAGACTCTACAATTAGGGTTCGTTTGGCTATACTCGCAGATGAGGTAGGGCAAACTTCGGGATCAGGTGGAAAAGGAAAGGGTAAAACTGCCGGAAGTATTGGTGATTTTGCTTTCAATGACGCTGATCCTGCGAAAATGACGCCTTACGACAAGTATATGTATGAGAATTATTACAGTGTTGGGACTGACGATGATCCTTATGCGGGAAGAAGATTAAACAGAAAAGTTAAATTGATAAAAGATACTAGTAAATATCCTGATGAGTATTACTCAGAGGTTATGGATACTATGTATTTGCCGGTAGCAGAGTCTTTCAACGGTTTAAGGACTGTTGATGTTAAAAAATTAAAGTTCAGATATTCTTGGATGGATATTCAAGCGGCAGCAAAAGCTAAAGTAGGGAAAAGAAGTTCGTTTATTAGAACAGAACAACAAGAAGTTTATCCTGATACAACGGTTTGGATTAAAGATTTTGAGTATTCTTATAATGAGCCAATGCACAATGATTATTTCTGGCACCAAGCCTATGGAGAATATCCTGTAGTCGGTGTGTCTTGGAAACAAGCAAAAGCATTTTGTGCTTGGAGAACACTAAACAAAAACTCTTATATCAAATCTAAAAAGAAAAAGAATAGGACAGATTTGATCAATTCTTTCAGATTGCCTACTGAAGCAGAATGGGAATATGCAGCTAGAGGTGGTTTAGAATCTGCTACTTTTCCTTGGGGTGGTCCTTATGCTAAAAATGACAGAGGTTGTTTCTTGGCTAACTTTAAACCAAACAGAGGAGATTATGCAGCTGACCAGGCGTTATATACAGTAGAAGCAAAATCATACGAGCCAAACGGTTACAATTTATATAACATGGCAGGAAACGTTGCAGAATGGACAGACTCATCTTATGATGCAGCAGCCTATGAGTATGTTTCTTCCATGAATCCAACAGTACAAGATAACAAAAACATGCGAAAAGTGGTTCGCGGTGGATCTTGGAAAGATGTTGATTACTTCCTTGAGAATGGAACCAGGGATTTCGAATATGCTGACACAGCCAGAAGTTATATCGGCTTCAGAACAGTACAAGATTATATGGGAACTCAAGTGACCAAAAACGGAAAAGCACCTAGAAAGTAA
- the gldN gene encoding gliding motility protein GldN — protein MKIKNLLSVVFAVAIGASTFAQSNLLNSKTPDEIGKKTPAQLISDNDKPLPYGYVHDRDVLMGKTIWEFVDVDERINFPLYYPIDTAFVGKERRSLFDVLVKNIKNGKITEVYVDDYFNTKKTFKDMESSFTYVDTIEAGKDEINNYYDEYKSGAKVLDPQFINKKELDASYISGYKIKGYWYFDKRQGELKYRLLALCPVTPEARDAGNDNADVIDLFWVYFPAVRDILHDAKAFNDKNSAMPITFDHLLNSRRFNGVIYKEENVYGDREIQQYMKENSQMQLLESERIKEKIRSFESDMWNY, from the coding sequence ATGAAAATTAAAAATCTTTTATCAGTAGTTTTTGCAGTAGCAATTGGCGCTTCAACTTTTGCTCAGTCAAACTTGTTGAATTCCAAAACTCCGGATGAGATTGGAAAGAAAACGCCTGCTCAGTTAATTTCTGACAATGACAAACCATTGCCTTATGGTTATGTTCACGACAGAGACGTATTGATGGGTAAAACCATTTGGGAGTTTGTGGATGTGGATGAAAGAATTAATTTTCCTTTGTATTATCCTATCGATACTGCGTTTGTGGGTAAAGAGAGAAGGTCTTTATTTGATGTACTTGTTAAAAATATCAAGAACGGAAAAATAACAGAAGTTTATGTAGATGACTATTTCAATACAAAGAAAACTTTCAAAGATATGGAGTCTTCATTTACTTATGTTGACACGATTGAAGCTGGAAAAGACGAGATTAATAATTATTATGACGAATACAAATCAGGTGCTAAAGTATTAGATCCACAGTTTATCAATAAAAAAGAATTGGATGCCAGTTATATTTCTGGCTACAAGATAAAAGGATATTGGTATTTTGACAAACGTCAAGGTGAATTGAAATACAGATTATTGGCACTTTGTCCGGTAACTCCGGAGGCAAGAGATGCCGGAAATGACAATGCAGATGTTATTGATTTATTCTGGGTTTATTTCCCTGCTGTAAGAGACATATTGCATGATGCTAAAGCTTTCAATGATAAGAATTCAGCCATGCCTATTACCTTTGACCACTTATTGAATTCCCGTAGATTTAATGGGGTGATTTATAAAGAAGAAAATGTATACGGTGACAGAGAAATTCAACAATACATGAAAGAGAACTCTCAAATGCAACTTCTTGAATCGGAACGTATCAAAGAAAAGATTCGTAGTTTCGAGTCTGATATGTGGAATTACTAA
- the topA gene encoding type I DNA topoisomerase, producing MAKNLVIVESPAKAKTIEKFLGSDYQVESSYGHIADLPSKEIGVDVLNGFKPKYEVSADKKALVTKLKGLAKNAEMVWLASDEDREGEAISWHLAEELKLDKNKTKRIVFHEITKTAIQKAIENPRGIDYNLVNAQQARRVLDRLVGYELSPVLWKKVKGGLSAGRVQSVSVRLIVEREREIQEFKAVASYSVTAEFTNEAGKVVKAKLPKNFATKKEAEDFLQKNIGSTYKVADLETKPTKKTPAAPFTTSTLQQEAARKLYLPVGITMQIAQRLYEAGLITYMRTDSVNLSQEAQAAAQAEITSYYGAEFSKPRNFNTKSKGAQEAHEAIRPTDMSRHTVNVERDQARLYELIWKRTLASQMSDAELERTNVKIEANNHSEVFQATGEVIKFEGFLKVYLEGSDDDEEEQEGMLPALKVNEKLTNNNITATERYTRAASRYTEASLVKKLEELGIGRPSTYAPTISTIINRNYVEKGNLEGVERKYVQLTLKDSKVDEKILKENTGSDKGKLVPTDIGTIVNDFLVKNFAAILDYNFTAKVEQDFDEIAEGNIDWATMMQDFYNKFHPNVVEVEKNADRESGERILGIDPKSGKPVSVRLGKFGPMAQIGDAEDEEKQFASLRQEQNIGNITLEEALNLFLLPKNLGEYKGEEVEVSNGRFGPYVRFGKQFISLPRGEDPLDVTMVRAQELIDEKAKADAPIAVYKDMDVQKGVGRFGPFLKWNGMFINVNKKYNFDNLSQSDVAELIEEKLQKDIDKVIHNWTAEGILVEKARWGKSVITKGKIKIELNKDVDATKLTLEQVQEMIAKKTPEKKTAVKKPATKKATAKKTPAKKK from the coding sequence ATGGCAAAGAATTTAGTTATCGTGGAGTCGCCGGCAAAGGCAAAAACAATCGAAAAATTTCTGGGAAGTGATTATCAGGTAGAGTCGAGTTATGGGCACATTGCCGACTTGCCATCAAAAGAAATTGGAGTAGATGTTTTGAATGGTTTTAAACCCAAATATGAAGTCTCCGCAGATAAAAAAGCTTTGGTCACCAAATTAAAAGGATTAGCCAAAAACGCCGAAATGGTGTGGTTAGCTTCCGATGAGGACCGCGAAGGAGAAGCCATTTCTTGGCACTTGGCGGAAGAATTAAAATTAGACAAAAACAAAACCAAGAGAATTGTTTTCCACGAAATTACCAAAACCGCGATTCAAAAAGCGATTGAAAATCCACGCGGCATCGATTACAATTTAGTCAATGCCCAACAAGCTCGTAGAGTTTTAGACCGATTAGTTGGTTACGAACTTTCTCCCGTGCTTTGGAAAAAAGTAAAAGGCGGTTTGTCTGCCGGACGTGTACAATCGGTATCGGTTAGATTAATTGTAGAACGCGAAAGAGAAATACAAGAGTTCAAAGCAGTCGCTTCTTATTCTGTTACAGCAGAATTTACCAACGAAGCCGGAAAAGTGGTGAAAGCCAAATTGCCAAAAAACTTCGCCACCAAAAAAGAAGCAGAAGATTTTTTGCAAAAAAATATCGGTTCCACTTATAAAGTAGCCGATTTAGAAACCAAACCTACTAAGAAAACACCGGCTGCACCGTTTACAACTTCCACTTTGCAACAGGAAGCGGCTCGTAAATTATATTTACCCGTTGGAATCACCATGCAAATCGCGCAACGTTTATATGAAGCCGGATTGATTACCTATATGAGAACGGATAGTGTGAACTTGTCTCAAGAAGCGCAAGCCGCAGCACAAGCCGAAATTACCAGTTACTACGGTGCTGAATTCAGTAAGCCAAGAAATTTCAACACCAAATCAAAAGGTGCTCAGGAAGCTCACGAGGCGATTCGCCCAACCGATATGTCACGTCACACAGTGAATGTAGAAAGAGACCAAGCCCGTTTATACGAATTGATTTGGAAAAGAACTTTGGCTTCGCAAATGAGCGATGCCGAATTGGAAAGAACCAACGTTAAGATTGAAGCTAATAATCATTCTGAAGTTTTTCAGGCCACAGGAGAAGTAATCAAGTTTGAAGGTTTCTTGAAAGTATACTTAGAAGGAAGTGACGACGATGAAGAAGAGCAAGAAGGGATGTTGCCTGCGTTGAAAGTTAATGAGAAGTTGACCAACAATAATATCACTGCAACAGAAAGATACACGCGTGCAGCCTCTAGATATACAGAAGCTTCATTAGTAAAGAAATTGGAAGAATTGGGAATCGGTCGTCCATCGACTTATGCACCAACGATTTCTACTATTATCAATAGAAACTATGTTGAAAAAGGAAACTTGGAAGGCGTAGAAAGAAAATATGTTCAGCTTACTTTGAAAGACAGTAAAGTGGACGAAAAGATTTTAAAAGAAAATACCGGTTCCGATAAAGGGAAATTGGTACCCACAGATATCGGAACCATCGTTAATGATTTCTTGGTTAAAAACTTTGCTGCTATTTTGGATTATAATTTTACTGCGAAAGTAGAACAAGATTTTGACGAAATTGCGGAAGGAAATATCGATTGGGCGACAATGATGCAGGATTTTTACAATAAATTCCATCCGAATGTTGTTGAAGTCGAGAAAAACGCAGATCGTGAAAGCGGTGAAAGAATATTAGGAATCGACCCAAAATCAGGCAAACCGGTTTCGGTTCGTTTAGGAAAATTTGGTCCTATGGCTCAAATTGGCGATGCCGAAGATGAAGAAAAACAGTTTGCAAGTTTGCGTCAGGAGCAGAATATCGGAAACATTACTTTAGAAGAAGCGTTGAATTTATTTTTGTTGCCAAAAAATCTTGGTGAATACAAAGGTGAAGAAGTGGAAGTGAGCAATGGTCGTTTCGGACCGTATGTTCGTTTCGGAAAACAATTCATTTCCTTGCCAAGAGGCGAAGATCCATTGGATGTAACGATGGTTCGTGCACAGGAATTGATTGATGAAAAAGCAAAAGCCGATGCCCCTATTGCGGTTTATAAAGATATGGATGTTCAAAAAGGCGTTGGTCGTTTTGGGCCATTCTTAAAATGGAACGGAATGTTCATTAATGTCAATAAAAAATACAACTTCGATAATTTATCACAATCTGATGTAGCAGAATTGATTGAAGAGAAACTGCAAAAAGACATCGACAAAGTAATCCACAATTGGACAGCGGAAGGCATTTTGGTTGAGAAAGCCCGTTGGGGAAAATCAGTCATTACCAAAGGCAAAATCAAAATCGAATTGAATAAAGATGTTGATGCTACGAAATTGACTTTGGAACAAGTCCAAGAAATGATTGCCAAGAAAACGCCTGAAAAGAAAACTGCTGTTAAAAAACCTGCTACCAAAAAAGCCACTGCTAAAAAAACGCCTGCTAAAAAGAAATAA